A genomic window from Salvia miltiorrhiza cultivar Shanhuang (shh) chromosome 5, IMPLAD_Smil_shh, whole genome shotgun sequence includes:
- the LOC130985660 gene encoding uncharacterized protein LOC130985660, translated as MADEAAEQTRLSSESAEDGVPPSSEFVEDGVSNWPTVQYDVAPYKTYHFFQQFRTNESNPNNFLKGVKWSPDGSCFLTCNEDNTLRVFSLPYNDIGGPDAPTCTPDSDSYEPNVVVSEGESAYDYCWYPYMSASNPDLCVFATSTRDHPIHLWDANSGQLRCTYRAYDAMDEITAAFSIGFNPGGNKIFAGYNKAIRIFEVHRPGRDFEQHSTVLGNKEGQSGIISSIAFSPTSSGMLAAGSYNQTTAIYREDNMELLYVLHGQEGGVTQVQFSKDGNYLYSGGRKDPYILCWDIRKTVDIVYKLYRSSESTNQRIQFDIEPLGRYLGTGGQDGLVHIYDLQTGEWVSSFQAALDTVNGFGFHPFLPMAATSSGHRRYIDLDDSAEDNSLSGDENCVSIWSFYSSGGGDAVEGVGDVAN; from the exons ATGGCTGACGAAGCGGCGGAGCAGACGCGTCTTAGTTCGGAGTCTGCCGAAGACGGCGTGCCTCCTAGTTCGGAGTTCGTCGAAGACGGCGTCAGCAACTGGCCGACGGTTCAGTATGACGTCGCTCCATACAAAACCTACCATTTCTTCCAGCAGTTCAGAACTAACGAATCGAACCCTAACAATTTTCTCAAAGGCGTCAAATG GTCGCCGGACGGTTCGTGCTTCCTGACCTGTAATGAGGACAATACACTCCGAGTTTTCAGTTT GCCTTATAATGACATTGGAGGTCCTGATGCTCCTACGTGCACGCCTGATTCTG ATTCATACGAGCCAAATGTTGTTGTGAGTGAAGGAGAATCTGCATATGACTATTGCTGGTACCCATACATGTCTGCTTCAA ATCCAGATCTATGTGTATTCGCAACATCTACTCGGGACCATCCTATTCATCTCTGGGATGCAAATTCTGGACAG CTACGCTGCACATATCGTGCCTATGATGCCATGGATGAAATTACTGCAGCCTTTTCAATTGGCTTTAACCCTGGTGGAAACAA GATATTTGCTGGATACAATAAAGCTATCAGAATTTTTGAGGTTCATCGCCCAGGGAGAGATTTTGAACAACACTCGACTGTTTTAGGAAACAAAGAAGGCCAATCAG GTATTATATCTTCTATTGCTTTTTCCCCCACTTCTTCTGGTATGCTGGCTGCGGGCTCCTACAACCAGACTACTGCTATATACAGAGAAGACAATATGGAACTGCTGTATGTGTTGCATGGCCAAGAAGGTGGGGTTACACAA GTTCAGTTTTCTAAGGATGGAAACTATTTGTACTCTGGGGGACGGAAG GATCCTTATATTCTATGCTGGGATATTCGCAAAACTGTTGATATTGTCTACAA ACTATATCGATCATCTGAAAGCACCAATCAGAGAATACAATTTGATATTGAGCCTCTTGGTCGATATCTTGGAACTGGTGGTCAG GATGGTCTGGTGCATATCTATGATCTTCAGACCGGGGAGTGGGTATCAAGCTTTCAAGCGGCACTAG ACACTGTAAACGGATTTGGTTTCCACCCATTTCTACCGATGGCAGCCACTTCATCAGGACACCGCCGATATATAGATCTTGATGACTCTGCAGAGGATAACAGTTTGAGTG GTGATGAAAATTGTGTGTCGATATGGAGCTTTTATTCTTCTGGAGGCGGCGATGCAGTTGAAGGTGTTGGTGATGTTGCAAATTGA
- the LOC131025468 gene encoding putative FBD-associated F-box protein At1g61330 yields the protein MALVPFSPNKKTKPISDMPEDVIEKIFSFLPFKKLCSLCIVSKRFRNSWKFCRDLSFDSDVAKNLSRDEYRNMVDNFFNNHSSICADRLKLQYDASDEGNLISFWVGKAIRLGIKELELNLTQTHEKLSLNYDLVDVETLKTLKLVNCELHLPLNSNGLRHLREMTLQNVMAPPMVTDSIFRNCVSLRVLRLVRCSLVYSVRAIGKLGFEVLVVKDCCDVHSIEIDSPCLRRFHYHGKIMELRFGCEMQCLSDVVLDVAHPRGFHRLSPSHRQMVERLAFVQIFTVTTIFLEGLCARFEKNEYKKMEFLLRRLKEFHLVVAPESFLNPSDVAIFIKKCPSIEKLFIDLGRDAFATSLYWDNYGKSYVTACQATFPFLKYVKIKGFTMRELPMHMARFFLKNAINLNRLILVKARIHYFSTNYSPENLRWGIISNAKIEMYNYRADKNTIMPQHLRGV from the exons ATGGCTCTTGTTCCATTCTCTCCCAACAAAAAAACGAAACCAATAAGTGACATGCCTGAAGATGTTATCGAGAAGATTTTCTCATTTCTTCCATTCAAAAAGCTGTGCAGCCTCTGTATTGTATCAAAAAGATTCAGAAATTCCTGGAAATTCTGCCGGGACCTCTCTTTCGACAGCGATGTAGCCAAGAATCTGTCTCGAGACGAATACAGAAACATGGTCGACAATTTCTTCAACAATCATTCAAGCATTTGCGCAGACAGACTGAAATTGCAGTACGACGCAAGTGATGAGGGCAACCTCATCAGTTTCTGGGTCGGCAAAGCCATCCGTCTCGGGATAAAGGAGCTGGAGCTCAACCTCACTCAAACGCACGAAAAGCTCTCACTCAACTACGATCTCGTAGATGTCGAAACCCTAAAGACATTGAAGCTGGTGAACTGCGAGCTCCACCTGCCGTTGAACTCCAACGGGCTGCGCCATTTGAGGGAGATGACGTTACAGAACGTGATGGCGCCGCCGATGGTGACGGACTCCATTTTCCGCAACTGCGTGTCGCTGAGGGTTTTGCGACTGGTGCGGTGCAGTTTGGTGTACAGTGTTAGGGCAATTGGTAAATTAGGGTTTGAGGTGTTGGTGGTGAAGGATTGTTGTGATGTGCATTCAATCGAGATAGACTCGCCTTGTCTTCGGAGATTTCACTACCACGGCAAAATCATGGAGTTGAGATTTGGGTGCGAGATGCAGTGTTTGAGCGATGTGGTTCTCGACGTTGCGCACCCTAGAGGATTTCACCGCCTTTCGCCTTCACATCGTCAAATGGTGGAACGCCTTGCGTTTGTCCAGATTTTTACAGTTACCACCATTTTTCTTGAG GGACTGTGTGCTAGATTTGAGAAGAATGAATACAAGAAAATGGAATTCTTGCTACGAAGGTTAAAGGAATTTCACTTGGTTGTAGCACCGGAGAGTTTCTTGAATCCTTCGGATGTCGCTATTTTCATCAAGAAATGCCCATCAATTGAGAAACTTTTCATTGAT CTTGGACGAGATGCCTTTGCTACTAGCCTTTATTGGGACAATTATGGAAAGAGTTATGTAACTGCATGCCAGGCTACATTCCCATTCTTGaaatatgtgaaaataaaaGGGTTTACAATGAGGGAGCTGCCAATGCATATGGCAAGATTTTTCCTTAAAAATGCTATAAATTTGAATCGTTTAATTCTTGTGAAAGCCAgaattcattatttttctaCAAACTATAGCCCAGAAAACCTGCGTTGGGGGATAATATCAAATGCAAAAATCGAAATGTATAACTATCGTGCAGATAAGAATACAATAATGCCTCAACATTTGAGAGGTGTCTGA
- the LOC130985661 gene encoding F-box protein At1g61340-like — MAFGDSDEGYGMGLVRSTSFGRKRVFLSSHGMEFGDDDDCVSLKRRCPQDSIFWGEKSALEDLPQEILIRILCGVEHDDLKRLFFVSKAIREASVIAKQSHFAYSTPRKTVGFKSLDELMEMEAPNAPKQSRAPRQRLSVKNLADISVALFADGDLFSEN; from the exons ATGGCGTTTGGGGATTCGGATGAAGGGTACGGAATGGGGCTGGTGAGGAGCACTTCATTTGGGAGGAAAAGGGTTTTTTTGTCGAGTCACGGTATGGAATTTGGGGATGATGATGATTGTGTCAGTCTGAAGAGACGGTGCCCTCAAGATTCCATATTTTGGGGAGAGAAATCTGCGCTCGAGGACTTGCCTCAAGAAATACTG ATTAGGATACTGTGTGGTGTGGAGCATGACGATTTGAAAAGGCTGTTTTTTGTGTCTAAGGCGATTAGAGAAGCG AGTGTAATAGCGAAACAATCCCATTTTGCGTACAGCACGCCGAGGAAGACGGTGGGATTTAAGAGTTTGGATGAATTGATGGAGATGGAAGCCCCAAATGCTCCAAAACAGTCGAGGGCTCCACGGCAGAGATTGAGTGTGAAGAATCTGGCCGACATTTCAGTCGCCCTCTTCGCTGATGGAGATCTATTTTCCGAGAATTGA